One window of uncultured Methanobrevibacter sp. genomic DNA carries:
- a CDS encoding transposase: EEKGLDGYISTRKLSRKEKKYNLWEKPFQKDNFDYDAEIETYICPLGEILYRRRTYEYKNKQRITYWTNECKNCIMKEICCNKKNYRIIQDYGNPSKIRMQRKMETDWAQKIYKKRSKTAELPFAHIKQNMKLHEFTTTGIKNTNTEFKLYTIGHNLKRIYNEINKKNN; this comes from the coding sequence CGAAGAAAAAGGCCTAGATGGATACATATCCACTAGAAAACTCTCAAGAAAAGAAAAAAAGTACAATCTATGGGAAAAACCATTTCAAAAAGATAATTTTGACTACGATGCAGAAATCGAAACCTATATCTGCCCTTTAGGAGAAATTTTATATCGAAGAAGAACATACGAATATAAAAACAAACAAAGAATAACTTATTGGACAAACGAATGTAAAAACTGCATTATGAAAGAAATCTGCTGCAATAAAAAGAACTACAGAATAATCCAAGACTATGGAAACCCTTCCAAGATTAGAATGCAGCGGAAAATGGAAACAGACTGGGCACAAAAAATCTACAAAAAACGATCAAAAACAGCAGAACTACCATTTGCACATATAAAACAAAACATGAAACTACATGAATTCACCACAACCGGAATAAAAAACACAAACACAGAATTCAAACTATACACAATCGGACATAACCTAAAAAGAATATACAATGAAATAAACAAGAAAAACAACTAA
- a CDS encoding ABC transporter ATP-binding protein, which produces MNQKNNNLEFNKEVNKTFNDNSLNNQKNVAIKKIMDKYGLSFHEANKILIHLEQKEKAKFNSKGSLKKQVNNPNVISKPVSNLKNDATLVTDKIGLERENDNVSKELKDSKNQADVIHKNKHVDEKKVDNLLEDIIPDYNKQVSIIVDHADLTFEVQTEKIDTLKETFVRTLKRDKSKKIKIHAINDVSFKIYKGEKVGIIGYNGAGKSTLLNLITGIYSPDKGSVTTYGNISPLLSLGAGFDQNFSGRKNIILNGAVLGYEKEFLESKMDEIIEFSELGEFIDIPIKNYSKGMLAKLGFSIATAVNPDILIIDEILGVGDVNFQKKSADKMKSLMDGGTTVLLVSHSIPQIRELCDKAVWIDNGKLREIGEVNKVCDHYLKDAEKASNEQLANIQFK; this is translated from the coding sequence ATGAATCAAAAAAACAATAATTTAGAATTTAATAAAGAAGTAAATAAAACTTTTAATGATAATTCATTAAATAATCAAAAAAATGTTGCTATAAAAAAGATTATGGATAAATATGGGTTATCATTTCATGAAGCCAATAAAATTTTGATTCATCTTGAACAAAAAGAAAAAGCAAAATTTAATTCTAAAGGAAGTTTAAAAAAACAAGTTAATAATCCTAATGTTATATCTAAACCTGTTTCAAATCTTAAAAATGATGCAACTTTAGTAACTGATAAAATTGGTTTAGAACGAGAAAATGATAATGTGTCCAAGGAACTAAAAGATAGTAAAAATCAAGCTGATGTAATTCATAAAAATAAGCATGTTGATGAAAAAAAAGTTGATAATCTCCTTGAAGATATTATACCTGATTATAATAAGCAGGTTTCAATAATTGTTGATCACGCCGATTTAACTTTCGAAGTTCAAACTGAAAAAATTGACACATTAAAAGAAACTTTTGTCCGTACTTTAAAACGAGATAAATCTAAAAAAATAAAAATTCATGCTATAAATGATGTTTCTTTTAAAATATATAAAGGTGAAAAGGTAGGTATTATTGGGTATAATGGTGCAGGTAAATCTACTTTACTAAATTTAATTACTGGTATTTATTCTCCTGATAAAGGAAGTGTAACTACCTATGGTAATATTTCACCATTATTATCATTAGGTGCAGGATTTGACCAAAACTTCTCTGGAAGGAAAAATATAATTTTAAATGGTGCAGTTTTAGGATATGAAAAGGAATTTTTAGAATCAAAAATGGATGAAATTATAGAATTTTCTGAATTAGGTGAATTCATTGATATTCCTATTAAAAATTATTCAAAGGGCATGCTTGCGAAATTAGGGTTTTCTATTGCAACGGCTGTAAACCCTGATATTTTAATTATTGATGAAATTTTAGGTGTTGGGGATGTTAATTTCCAGAAAAAAAGTGCTGATAAAATGAAATCATTAATGGATGGGGGAACTACAGTTTTATTAGTTTCTCACTCTATTCCTCAAATTCGAGAATTGTGCGATAAAGCCGTTTGGATTGATAATGGAAAATTAAGAGAAATTGGTGAAGTTAATAAAGTTTGTGACCATTATCTTAAGGATGCTGAAAAAGCAAGTAATGAACAGTTAGCAAATATACAGTTTAAATAG
- a CDS encoding ABC transporter permease: MSSIKKNDIFLLEEIVKKNFSSKYKDSVLGVMWTILSPLLMMALFTIIFSTIFGRNIDNYAVYFLCGWCLFQFFTSSISSSMDALRGNKSILQRTPAPKYIFVLGAILSEFLNYLIMLILLVIIMFITHATFHFPIIFCSIIPVILLFVMIVGLGLMLSIACVYYTDIKHLWTVISMMFMYASAIFYPIDIIPEPFRGYMMLNPLYWAIDQFRCFIYQGTVPNWINLINLLLLSLIILIFGIIVFKKYEGNVVTKF, translated from the coding sequence ATGAGTTCAATTAAAAAAAATGATATATTTTTATTGGAAGAAATTGTGAAAAAAAATTTTTCATCAAAATATAAGGATTCTGTTTTAGGGGTCATGTGGACAATTTTAAGTCCATTATTGATGATGGCTTTGTTTACAATAATATTTTCAACTATTTTTGGGAGAAATATAGATAATTATGCTGTTTATTTCTTGTGTGGATGGTGTTTATTTCAATTTTTTACTTCTTCTATATCCTCATCCATGGATGCACTAAGAGGAAATAAATCTATTTTACAAAGAACTCCTGCTCCAAAATATATTTTTGTTTTAGGGGCTATTTTATCTGAATTTTTAAATTATTTAATAATGTTAATTCTTTTAGTAATTATAATGTTTATTACACATGCCACATTTCATTTTCCTATCATATTTTGTTCAATTATTCCAGTTATTTTATTATTTGTTATGATTGTTGGTTTGGGTTTAATGTTATCAATAGCATGTGTGTATTATACTGATATTAAACATTTGTGGACAGTCATTTCGATGATGTTTATGTATGCTTCAGCGATTTTTTATCCAATAGATATTATTCCAGAACCTTTTAGAGGTTATATGATGTTAAATCCTTTATATTGGGCTATTGATCAATTTAGGTGCTTTATTTATCAAGGAACTGTTCCAAATTGGATTAATTTAATAAATTTGTTATTATTATCTTTGATAATACTAATTTTTGGAATTATTGTATTTAAAAAATATGAGGGCAATGTGGTTACCAAATTTTAG
- a CDS encoding phosphorylcholine transferase LicD — MISTNQLNTFKLKMIETFYDETCKIFYEYFKGKYDIRRFEYYINRYFNAWKTCRIDLRNKGETASLKVLNEEINTNIKYPTWFDNGNGCIIESENKILNLDIKCNGSGQIELNLKGIDYRNNPTTRLPIYIAYKQLLYNDLPIFNDNHLTWHDNSYTYTKLCQNNEKIKIKVEFKTIFDYFPKLNEFQNNLTYEFNSFEDINEIYNQFEDYILQEKLNLFPYVDNKELYKIYLNLTKNYNNLINEFNSYKKDTAKVLDSYNLLFNNIFKFNKLEPTAIAKYSRELNNQLLDFIGNVCKKYGLQWWLDFGVLLGAVRHGGNIPWDDDYDISMMRSDYDKFFKIIHNELKENNLENSIQVNLNKKGPNNSLLSFIKLEYFDKGRLFGFVDIFPYDYIDRTIDDYEHVKSIFYNEHYKFIDELKAGVDREVALEKYFKLFNVANNQTDTMILGIEHFTYNEISHENVFPLSQIKFEDRYYPCPNKPKDFLRQEYGDDFMKVPKTIYNHGFFDALSQYDDVLVTFERNISLLKEINFRYK; from the coding sequence ATGATTAGTACAAACCAACTTAATACATTCAAATTAAAAATGATTGAAACATTTTATGATGAAACATGCAAAATTTTTTATGAATATTTCAAAGGAAAATATGATATCCGGAGATTTGAATATTATATTAATAGATATTTCAATGCATGGAAAACCTGTAGAATAGATTTAAGAAATAAAGGGGAAACAGCATCACTTAAAGTCTTAAATGAAGAAATTAACACAAATATTAAATATCCTACTTGGTTTGATAATGGAAATGGATGCATTATTGAATCTGAAAATAAAATATTAAATTTAGATATTAAATGCAATGGATCTGGACAAATAGAATTGAATTTAAAAGGTATTGATTATAGAAACAATCCCACTACAAGACTTCCAATTTATATTGCCTACAAACAACTACTCTACAATGATTTACCTATTTTTAATGATAATCACTTAACATGGCACGATAACTCCTATACATATACAAAACTATGCCAAAACAATGAAAAAATAAAAATTAAAGTAGAATTTAAAACCATTTTTGATTATTTTCCAAAACTTAATGAATTTCAAAATAACTTAACTTATGAATTCAATAGCTTTGAGGACATCAATGAAATTTACAATCAATTTGAAGACTATATCCTACAAGAAAAACTTAATCTATTTCCATATGTCGATAATAAGGAATTATATAAAATCTATTTAAATTTAACAAAAAATTACAATAATCTAATTAATGAATTTAATAGTTATAAAAAGGACACCGCTAAAGTTTTAGACTCTTATAATCTACTTTTCAACAACATATTTAAATTCAACAAATTAGAACCGACAGCAATAGCAAAATATTCCCGTGAGCTCAACAATCAACTACTTGACTTTATCGGCAATGTCTGTAAAAAATATGGTTTGCAATGGTGGTTAGATTTTGGAGTTTTATTAGGTGCTGTCAGACATGGAGGAAATATCCCCTGGGACGATGACTATGACATTTCCATGATGAGATCAGATTACGATAAATTCTTTAAAATAATCCATAATGAACTTAAAGAAAATAATCTTGAAAATTCAATTCAAGTGAATTTAAATAAAAAAGGCCCTAACAATTCATTATTATCATTTATCAAACTGGAATACTTCGATAAAGGAAGATTATTTGGTTTTGTAGATATATTTCCATATGACTACATTGACAGGACAATTGATGATTATGAACATGTAAAATCTATTTTTTATAATGAACATTATAAATTCATTGATGAGCTAAAGGCAGGCGTTGACAGGGAGGTCGCTTTGGAAAAGTATTTCAAATTATTTAATGTTGCAAATAATCAGACAGATACAATGATTTTAGGCATTGAACACTTTACTTACAATGAGATTAGTCATGAAAATGTATTTCCACTCAGTCAAATAAAATTTGAGGACAGATATTATCCTTGTCCAAATAAACCGAAAGATTTCCTTAGACAGGAGTATGGTGACGACTTTATGAAAGTTCCAAAAACTATTTATAATCATGGATTTTTTGATGCTTTATCCCAATATGATGATGTTTTAGTAACTTTTGAGAGAAATATCAGTCTTTTAAAAGAAATTAATTTCAGATATAAGTAA